One Centroberyx gerrardi isolate f3 chromosome 6, fCenGer3.hap1.cur.20231027, whole genome shotgun sequence genomic region harbors:
- the arhgap32a gene encoding rho GTPase-activating protein 32 isoform X1: MEAGCVVTAVIENAASGPQGEPGSGDVLEGAGLLSTDLDKDDALPEAVSYNPPSEKQPQETSTAMMRSDEVTEHPPEPLLRSCVSTASMKVKNMKKLTFPRGHFPRLAECAHFHYENVDFGTVQLAFAEGQGEGQKAGLDSKELVFLVQITCQTRSWLVTRSYEDFRVLDKHLHLCIYDRRFSQLYELPRYDTLKDTVESVTKMLAAYLSRFSAIADNKINCGPVLTWMEIDNKGNHLLVSEEASINVPAIAAAHVTKRYTAQATDELTFEVGDIVSVIDMPPKEDTGWWRGKHGFQVGFFPCDCVELINDKIPPSVQSSVPKPVCKKHGKLVTFLRSFMKSRPPPQKLRQRGILKERVFGCDLGEYLHNSGHEVPQVVRSCAEFIEKHGVVDGIYRLSGISSNIQKLRHEFDSEQVPDLSKDMFRQDIHSVGSLCKLYFRELPNPLLTYQLYDRFSEAVSAATDEERLVKIHNVIQQLPPPHYRTLEFLMRHLTRLATFSPITNMHTKNLAIVWAPNLLRSRQIESACFSGTAAFMEVRIQSVVVEFILNNTEALFSTKLNAIIRESTGNNTLSRPKSLLVCSPSTKLLSLEEAQARTQAQLNSPVTTPCLSHSEYIEVGEGPGALLGKFHTVIELPLESKRAPAKAKKSPVGNWLSFFHLGKSHSVSKRKLKRHPSEPNEIKSIALPGGRGDSGTLRSTKSEESLTSLHNVEGEPQNYCHPRPRSTSEAISAICRDDLRNTRSKDDHSMHLLNESHNGADRVFSPPHQEDDLDLYPPAPGMSTLDFDPMSFQCSPPSALPRLQHNRESRKWRKNAAGSSESEPISSPNKFISSSQSRDMSPICGRGGKKFTKPLSPKLRKKSFKTLPMAEADVQTASASAPRGVFDPQGAASASPPPVPSSSPPVEKCEALVTDGKQPRASYQPCSPLSTVSQASALTDLSQSAQNLPDPGADRLMSSVSVLPPHPPLTSAARKLALALAESAQKASDGSQRRRTHTHVPSYPLQRQEPPHAQDRPPRPSVLELQGYPQEYCGPRVSPVSQWPPSARTPIESHCCPHPVHFLPAHLSSEPLQGTGGQETMSNFTPNVSPLGSGSLDEGSAEVKDHREGKEQPLRDVRPDETEAEPTYHSIGVSTPTQPVRSVQSPSTSPIYVNTDSVNVFNFRTVLAETSMPASIEEVLPRPLQPPSTHHYSPEEERPLGMAEDVYSNHHHRPNQAGRMPAPHCPRPDALPLHLSGPKSMYKHSSDSRYSTLGLKHPLSPQYRRCPRDEHLISDRHRQQGQWQRSDERIVGHPAIRRARSFHAPQISHYELAETEVLPPDTMFYVQQPPSQEAPYQWLVQSGLQPVRPYYENGRAEYRYSPYSDISPVDSSHYYVDPYRPSGIRHSQSYTLRSTRDSGKSDYYNYPPHHVPPSNRELYIESRDTVVYEARDAEVFERVLYQPVKQENRYRHKATSPAVSPYESPISPTDSRSREVMHTRSRSDPGNACLLSIDRADGHHEVVATSPTSPGPQQAEPVVTRRLGGHRPSEEPVPPRRESVSRRIQIKESSSQAHQAHQAHQAQQQPPLRKVPSLPERGCQNLKSVEHNDRSHTRGRDQDRVAMTNAVNSYSGILKPSILRRPGRSQSIKENRHYHHYHAKSPLDPEHLGSFSTQPNRRTQSTKVRPTHYDHMEGYYAAPKPKPTRSGKAVAGYFPGQGCMSPHRHRLLSKALGHGAFHHAGLRSEAGVYE, translated from the exons ATGGAGGCTGGATGTGTGGTTACCGCGGTGATTGAGAATGCTGCCTCAGGACCCCAGGGAGAACCAGGAAGTGGTGACGTCCTTGAGGG agcCGGGTTACTATCTACTGACCTGGACAAAGACGATGCCTTACCTGAAGCTGTCAGCTATAATCCTCCATCAGAGAAACAGCCACAGGAGACATCCACTGccatg ATGAGGAGTGATGAGGTCACTGAGCACCCGCCTGAGCCCCTCCTGCGCTCCTGCGTCAGCACGGCGAGCATGAAGGTCAAGAACATGAAGAA GCTGACGTTCCCCAGAGGTCACTTTCCCAGGTTGGCAGAGTGTGCCCATTTCCACTATGAGAATGTTGACTTTGGCACTGTTCAG tTGGCCTTTGCAGAAGGACAAGGTGAGGGACAGAAGGCTGGTCTGGACTCCAAAGAGCTCGTCTTTCTGGTCCAGATCACTTGCCAG ACTCGAAGCTGGCTGGTGACGAGGTCCTATGAAGACTTCCGGGTGCTGGACAAACACCTGCACTTGTGCATCTATGACCGACGCTTCTCCCAGCTCTATGAGCTGCCACGATACGACACGTTAAAGGACACTGTTGAG TCAGTAACCAAGATGTTGGCGGCGTACCTGTCCCGCTTCTCGGCCATTGCTGACAACAAGATCAACTGTGGTCCAGTACTGACATGGATGGAg ATTGACAACAAGGGGAACCACCTGCTGGTGTCTGAGGAAGCCTCAATCAATGTCCCTGCCATCGCTGCTGCCCACGTCACCAAGCGCTACACCGCCCAGGCCACAGATGAGCTGACCTTTGAG GTGGGGGACATTGTGTCAGTCATCGACATGCCTCCTAAAGAAGacactggctggtggagaggcaAACACGGCTTTCAG GTTGGTTTCTTCCCCTGTGACTGTGTTGAGCTGATAAATGACAAGATTCCCCCCAGTGTTCAAAGCTCCGTGCCAAAGCCAG TGTGTAAGAAGCATGGGAAGCTGGTTACGTTCCTGAGGTCGTTCATGAAGTCCCGGCCCCCACCGCAGAAGCTGCGGCAGCGCGGCATACTCAAAGAGAGAGTGTTTGGCTGCGACCTGGGAGAATACCTCCACAACTCAGGACACGAAG TCCCCCAGGTTGTCAGGAGCTGTGCCGAGTTCATAGAGAAGCATGGGGTTGTGGATGGAATCTACAGACTGTCTGGGATCTCCTCCAACATCCAGAAACTGAG gCACGAGTTTGACTCTGAACAGGTCCCAGACCTCAGCAAAGATATGTTCAGACAGGATATCCACTCAGTGGGCTCCCTCTGCAAGCTATACTTCAGAGAGCTGCCCAACCCACTGCTCACCTACCAGCTCTACGACAGATTCTCA GAGGCTGTGTCTGCAGCCACAGATGAGGAGAGGCTGGTCAAAATCCACAACGTCATCCAGCAGCTGCCTCCTCCACATTACAG GACTCTGGAGTTCCTCATGAGGCATCTCACCCGCCTGGCCACCTTCAGCCCCatcacaaacatgcacactaaAAACCTGGCCATCGTCTGGGCACCCAACCTCCTCAG GTCCAGACAGATTGAGTCGGCCTGTTTTAGTGGCACAGCGGCGTTCATGGAAGTGCGTATCCAGTCGGTGGTGGTGGAGTTCATCCTCAACAACACTGAGGCTCTCTTCAGCACGAAACTCAATGCCATCATACGGGAGAGCACAG GTAACAACACCTTATCCAGACCCAAGTCACTGCTGGTCTGCTCCCCCTCCACAAAGCTACTGTCTTTGGAGGAGGCCCAGGCTCGTACTCAGGCCCAGCTGAACTCCCCAGTCACCACCCCCTGCCTCTCCCACAGCGAGTACATCGAGGTCGGTGAGGGACCAGGAGCTCTACTTGGCAAGTTCCATACAGTCATCGAGCTCCCACTGGAGAG CAAGCGGGCTCCTGCTAAGGCTAAGAAGTCTCCCGTGGGGAACTGGCTCTCCTTTTTCCACCTGGGCAAATCCCATTCTGTGTCCAAACGTAAGCTGAAACGTCACCCCAGCGAGCCCAACGAGATAAAGAGCATCGCACTGCCAG GTGGGAGAGGAGATAGTGGTACATTGCGCTCCACCAAAAGCGAGGAATCTCTCACCTCTTTGCACAATGTGGAAG GGGAACCCCAAAATTACTGCCACCCTAGACCTCGTTCCACTAGTGAGGCCATTTCTGCCATCTGTAGGGATGACCTACGCAACACCAGAAGTAAAGATGACCACAGTATGCACCTACTGAACGAGAGCCATAATGGTGCTGATCGTGTCTTTTCACCTCCACATCAGGAAGACGATCTTGACCTTTACCCCCCAGCTCCAGGCATGTCCACCTTGGACTTTGACCCCATGTCTTTTCAGTGCAGCCCACCCTCAGCGCTGCCCAGACTGCAACACAACAGGGAGAGCAGAAAATGGAGGAAGAACGCAGCGGGCTCCAGTGAATCAGAACCCATCTCCTCTCCGAACAAATTCATCAGCAGTTCTCAGTCTCGAGATATGAGCCCGATTTGCGGTAGAGGTGGGAAGAAGTTTACCAAACCGCTCTCCCCTAAACTCAGGAAGAAGTCCTTTAAGACCCTCCCTATGGCTGAAGCAGATGTTCAGACCGCATCTGCCTCCGCACCACGCGGCGTTTTTGACCCCCAGGGGGCAGCATCcgcctctcctccacctgtcccCTCCTCGTCTCCCCCGGTGGAGAAGTGTGAAGCTCTGGTGACAGATGGGAAGCAGCCCAGAGCTTCCTACCAACCCTGCAGCCCACTCAGCACAGTAAGCCAGGCATCAGCCCTTACGGACCTCAGTCAGTCTGCACAGAACCTGCCTGATCCAG GAGCAGATAGACTTATGAGTTCAGTGTCTGttctccctcctcaccctcccttGACGAGTGCTGCGCGCAAGTTGGCTCTGGCCCTGGCTGAATCTGCCCAGAAGGCCAGCGACGGCTCCCAGAGGAGACGCACCCACACCCACGTCCCCTCGTACCCTCTCCAGAGACAGGAACCTCCTCACGCCCAGGACAGACCCCCTCGGCCCTCTGTTCTCGAGCTCCAAGGGTACCCCCAGGAGTACTGTGGCCCTCGTGTCTCCCCCGTTTCCCAGTGGCCACCCTCGGCTCGCACCCCTATCGAGAGCCATTGTTGCCCCCACCCTGTTCATTTCCTACCCGCGCACCTCAGCTCAGAGCCGCTGCAGGGCACCGGTGGACAAGAAACCATGAGTAACTTCACACCTAATGTCAGCCCACTGGGGTCTGGAAGCTTAGACGAAGGTAGTGCAGAGGTGAAGGaccacagagagggaaaggagcaACCACTAAGAGATGTGAGGCCTGATGAAACCGAGGCAGAACCCACCTATCACAGTATCGGGGTCTCAACACCGACTCAGCCGGTCCGCTCTGTCCAGAGCCCGTCAACTTCTCCTATCTATGTTAACACTGACTCTGTTAATGTCTTCAACTTCCGAACTGTTTTGGCTGAGACCTCCATGCCTGCCTCAATAGAGGAGGTCCTTCCACGCCCCTTGCAGCCACCCTCGACCCACCACTACAgcccagaggaggagagacctcTGGGGATGGCGGAGGATGTCTACAGTAATCATCATCATAGGCCTAATCAAGCAGGACGGATGCCTGCACCTCACTGCCCTCGGCCCGATGCTCTGCCCCTTCACCTTTCGGGGCCAAAAAGCATGTACAAGCATTCCTCTGACAGTCGCTACAGCACTTTAGGCTTAAAGCACCCTTTGTCACCTCAATACAGACGTTGCCCCAGAGATGAGCACCTTATCAGTGACCGCCACAGGCAGCAAGGCCAATGGCAGAGGTCAGATGAGAGAATAGTTGGGCACCCAGCCATCCGGAGGGCTCGCTCCTTCCACGCCCCTCAGATTAGTCACTATGAACTAGCAGAGACAGAGGTCCTACCTCCCGACACCATGTTTTATGTCCAGCAGCCACCCAGCCAGGAGGCACCTTATCAGTGGCTGGTTCAGTCTGGCCTCCAACCTGTTCGGCCATACTATGAGAACGGACGTGCTGAGTACCGTTACAGCCCCTACTCAGATATAAGCCCAGTAGACAGCTCTCACTACTATGTGGACCCCTACCGGCCGAGCGGTATCCGACATAGTCAGTCCTATACCTTGCGTTCCACAAGGGATAGCGGGAAGTCTGATTACTACAACTACCCTCCGCACCATGTCCCCCCTTCCAACAGGGAGCTCTACATAGAGAGCAGGGACACCGTTGTTTACGAGGCTAGAGATGCAGAAGTTTTTGAAAGAGTTCTCTATCAACCAGTCAAGCAAGAGAATAGATACAGGCATAAAGCTACCAGTCCAGCTGTGTCTCCCTACGAGAGTCCCATTTCACCGACGGACTCAAGAAGTAGAGAGGTAATGCACACGAGGAGCAGGTCAGACCCAGGAAATGCCTGCCTTCTCTCCATCGACAGGGCGGACGGCCATCACGAGGTCGTAGCTACATCCCCGACCTCCCCAGGGCCCCAGCAGGCAGAGCCTGTGGTCACCAGGCGACTGGGTGGCCACCGGCCCAGTGAGGAACCAGTCCCACCCAGGAGAGAGAGCGTGTCCAGGAGGATTCAGATCAAAGAGAGCTCCTCCCAGGCGCACCAGGCGCACCAGGCTCACCAGGCGCAGCAGCAGCCACCGCTACGCAAAGTCCCCTCGCTTCCAGAGAGGGGCTGCCAGAATCTCAAGAGCGTTGAGCACAATGACAGAAGCCATACCCGAGGTCGCGACCAGGATAGGGTAGCTATGACCAACGCTGTTAACAGCTACTCTGGTATTTTGAAACCCAGCATCCTCAGGAGACCAGGGCGATCGCAGAGTATCAAAGAAAATCGTCACTACCACCATTACCACGCCAAATCCCCTCTGGATCCAGAACACCTGGGATCCTTTTCCACACAGCCCAACAGAAGGACTCAGAGCACTAAAGTCAGGCCCACACACTACGACCACATGGAGGGGTATTACGCAGCTCCCAAACCTAAACCCACAAGATCTGGTAAAGCTGTGGCTGGATATTTCCCTGGCCAGGGCTGCATGTCTccccacagacacagactgctTTCCAAAGCTCTGGGTCACGGGGCTTTTCATCATGCTGGACTGAGATCAGAGGCTGGGGTCTATGAGTGA
- the arhgap32a gene encoding rho GTPase-activating protein 32 isoform X2, whose amino-acid sequence MEAGCVVTAVIENAASGPQGEPGSGDVLEGAGLLSTDLDKDDALPEAVSYNPPSEKQPQETSTAMMRSDEVTEHPPEPLLRSCVSTASMKVKNMKKLTFPRGHFPRLAECAHFHYENVDFGTVQLAFAEGQGEGQKAGLDSKELVFLVQITCQTRSWLVTRSYEDFRVLDKHLHLCIYDRRFSQLYELPRYDTLKDTVESVTKMLAAYLSRFSAIADNKINCGPVLTWMEIDNKGNHLLVSEEASINVPAIAAAHVTKRYTAQATDELTFEVGDIVSVIDMPPKEDTGWWRGKHGFQVGFFPCDCVELINDKIPPSVQSSVPKPVCKKHGKLVTFLRSFMKSRPPPQKLRQRGILKERVFGCDLGEYLHNSGHEVPQVVRSCAEFIEKHGVVDGIYRLSGISSNIQKLRHEFDSEQVPDLSKDMFRQDIHSVGSLCKLYFRELPNPLLTYQLYDRFSEAVSAATDEERLVKIHNVIQQLPPPHYRTLEFLMRHLTRLATFSPITNMHTKNLAIVWAPNLLRSRQIESACFSGTAAFMEVRIQSVVVEFILNNTEALFSTKLNAIIRESTGNNTLSRPKSLLVCSPSTKLLSLEEAQARTQAQLNSPVTTPCLSHSEYIEVGEGPGALLGKFHTVIELPLESKRAPAKAKKSPVGNWLSFFHLGKSHSVSKRKLKRHPSEPNEIKSIALPGEPQNYCHPRPRSTSEAISAICRDDLRNTRSKDDHSMHLLNESHNGADRVFSPPHQEDDLDLYPPAPGMSTLDFDPMSFQCSPPSALPRLQHNRESRKWRKNAAGSSESEPISSPNKFISSSQSRDMSPICGRGGKKFTKPLSPKLRKKSFKTLPMAEADVQTASASAPRGVFDPQGAASASPPPVPSSSPPVEKCEALVTDGKQPRASYQPCSPLSTVSQASALTDLSQSAQNLPDPGADRLMSSVSVLPPHPPLTSAARKLALALAESAQKASDGSQRRRTHTHVPSYPLQRQEPPHAQDRPPRPSVLELQGYPQEYCGPRVSPVSQWPPSARTPIESHCCPHPVHFLPAHLSSEPLQGTGGQETMSNFTPNVSPLGSGSLDEGSAEVKDHREGKEQPLRDVRPDETEAEPTYHSIGVSTPTQPVRSVQSPSTSPIYVNTDSVNVFNFRTVLAETSMPASIEEVLPRPLQPPSTHHYSPEEERPLGMAEDVYSNHHHRPNQAGRMPAPHCPRPDALPLHLSGPKSMYKHSSDSRYSTLGLKHPLSPQYRRCPRDEHLISDRHRQQGQWQRSDERIVGHPAIRRARSFHAPQISHYELAETEVLPPDTMFYVQQPPSQEAPYQWLVQSGLQPVRPYYENGRAEYRYSPYSDISPVDSSHYYVDPYRPSGIRHSQSYTLRSTRDSGKSDYYNYPPHHVPPSNRELYIESRDTVVYEARDAEVFERVLYQPVKQENRYRHKATSPAVSPYESPISPTDSRSREVMHTRSRSDPGNACLLSIDRADGHHEVVATSPTSPGPQQAEPVVTRRLGGHRPSEEPVPPRRESVSRRIQIKESSSQAHQAHQAHQAQQQPPLRKVPSLPERGCQNLKSVEHNDRSHTRGRDQDRVAMTNAVNSYSGILKPSILRRPGRSQSIKENRHYHHYHAKSPLDPEHLGSFSTQPNRRTQSTKVRPTHYDHMEGYYAAPKPKPTRSGKAVAGYFPGQGCMSPHRHRLLSKALGHGAFHHAGLRSEAGVYE is encoded by the exons ATGGAGGCTGGATGTGTGGTTACCGCGGTGATTGAGAATGCTGCCTCAGGACCCCAGGGAGAACCAGGAAGTGGTGACGTCCTTGAGGG agcCGGGTTACTATCTACTGACCTGGACAAAGACGATGCCTTACCTGAAGCTGTCAGCTATAATCCTCCATCAGAGAAACAGCCACAGGAGACATCCACTGccatg ATGAGGAGTGATGAGGTCACTGAGCACCCGCCTGAGCCCCTCCTGCGCTCCTGCGTCAGCACGGCGAGCATGAAGGTCAAGAACATGAAGAA GCTGACGTTCCCCAGAGGTCACTTTCCCAGGTTGGCAGAGTGTGCCCATTTCCACTATGAGAATGTTGACTTTGGCACTGTTCAG tTGGCCTTTGCAGAAGGACAAGGTGAGGGACAGAAGGCTGGTCTGGACTCCAAAGAGCTCGTCTTTCTGGTCCAGATCACTTGCCAG ACTCGAAGCTGGCTGGTGACGAGGTCCTATGAAGACTTCCGGGTGCTGGACAAACACCTGCACTTGTGCATCTATGACCGACGCTTCTCCCAGCTCTATGAGCTGCCACGATACGACACGTTAAAGGACACTGTTGAG TCAGTAACCAAGATGTTGGCGGCGTACCTGTCCCGCTTCTCGGCCATTGCTGACAACAAGATCAACTGTGGTCCAGTACTGACATGGATGGAg ATTGACAACAAGGGGAACCACCTGCTGGTGTCTGAGGAAGCCTCAATCAATGTCCCTGCCATCGCTGCTGCCCACGTCACCAAGCGCTACACCGCCCAGGCCACAGATGAGCTGACCTTTGAG GTGGGGGACATTGTGTCAGTCATCGACATGCCTCCTAAAGAAGacactggctggtggagaggcaAACACGGCTTTCAG GTTGGTTTCTTCCCCTGTGACTGTGTTGAGCTGATAAATGACAAGATTCCCCCCAGTGTTCAAAGCTCCGTGCCAAAGCCAG TGTGTAAGAAGCATGGGAAGCTGGTTACGTTCCTGAGGTCGTTCATGAAGTCCCGGCCCCCACCGCAGAAGCTGCGGCAGCGCGGCATACTCAAAGAGAGAGTGTTTGGCTGCGACCTGGGAGAATACCTCCACAACTCAGGACACGAAG TCCCCCAGGTTGTCAGGAGCTGTGCCGAGTTCATAGAGAAGCATGGGGTTGTGGATGGAATCTACAGACTGTCTGGGATCTCCTCCAACATCCAGAAACTGAG gCACGAGTTTGACTCTGAACAGGTCCCAGACCTCAGCAAAGATATGTTCAGACAGGATATCCACTCAGTGGGCTCCCTCTGCAAGCTATACTTCAGAGAGCTGCCCAACCCACTGCTCACCTACCAGCTCTACGACAGATTCTCA GAGGCTGTGTCTGCAGCCACAGATGAGGAGAGGCTGGTCAAAATCCACAACGTCATCCAGCAGCTGCCTCCTCCACATTACAG GACTCTGGAGTTCCTCATGAGGCATCTCACCCGCCTGGCCACCTTCAGCCCCatcacaaacatgcacactaaAAACCTGGCCATCGTCTGGGCACCCAACCTCCTCAG GTCCAGACAGATTGAGTCGGCCTGTTTTAGTGGCACAGCGGCGTTCATGGAAGTGCGTATCCAGTCGGTGGTGGTGGAGTTCATCCTCAACAACACTGAGGCTCTCTTCAGCACGAAACTCAATGCCATCATACGGGAGAGCACAG GTAACAACACCTTATCCAGACCCAAGTCACTGCTGGTCTGCTCCCCCTCCACAAAGCTACTGTCTTTGGAGGAGGCCCAGGCTCGTACTCAGGCCCAGCTGAACTCCCCAGTCACCACCCCCTGCCTCTCCCACAGCGAGTACATCGAGGTCGGTGAGGGACCAGGAGCTCTACTTGGCAAGTTCCATACAGTCATCGAGCTCCCACTGGAGAG CAAGCGGGCTCCTGCTAAGGCTAAGAAGTCTCCCGTGGGGAACTGGCTCTCCTTTTTCCACCTGGGCAAATCCCATTCTGTGTCCAAACGTAAGCTGAAACGTCACCCCAGCGAGCCCAACGAGATAAAGAGCATCGCACTGCCAG GGGAACCCCAAAATTACTGCCACCCTAGACCTCGTTCCACTAGTGAGGCCATTTCTGCCATCTGTAGGGATGACCTACGCAACACCAGAAGTAAAGATGACCACAGTATGCACCTACTGAACGAGAGCCATAATGGTGCTGATCGTGTCTTTTCACCTCCACATCAGGAAGACGATCTTGACCTTTACCCCCCAGCTCCAGGCATGTCCACCTTGGACTTTGACCCCATGTCTTTTCAGTGCAGCCCACCCTCAGCGCTGCCCAGACTGCAACACAACAGGGAGAGCAGAAAATGGAGGAAGAACGCAGCGGGCTCCAGTGAATCAGAACCCATCTCCTCTCCGAACAAATTCATCAGCAGTTCTCAGTCTCGAGATATGAGCCCGATTTGCGGTAGAGGTGGGAAGAAGTTTACCAAACCGCTCTCCCCTAAACTCAGGAAGAAGTCCTTTAAGACCCTCCCTATGGCTGAAGCAGATGTTCAGACCGCATCTGCCTCCGCACCACGCGGCGTTTTTGACCCCCAGGGGGCAGCATCcgcctctcctccacctgtcccCTCCTCGTCTCCCCCGGTGGAGAAGTGTGAAGCTCTGGTGACAGATGGGAAGCAGCCCAGAGCTTCCTACCAACCCTGCAGCCCACTCAGCACAGTAAGCCAGGCATCAGCCCTTACGGACCTCAGTCAGTCTGCACAGAACCTGCCTGATCCAG GAGCAGATAGACTTATGAGTTCAGTGTCTGttctccctcctcaccctcccttGACGAGTGCTGCGCGCAAGTTGGCTCTGGCCCTGGCTGAATCTGCCCAGAAGGCCAGCGACGGCTCCCAGAGGAGACGCACCCACACCCACGTCCCCTCGTACCCTCTCCAGAGACAGGAACCTCCTCACGCCCAGGACAGACCCCCTCGGCCCTCTGTTCTCGAGCTCCAAGGGTACCCCCAGGAGTACTGTGGCCCTCGTGTCTCCCCCGTTTCCCAGTGGCCACCCTCGGCTCGCACCCCTATCGAGAGCCATTGTTGCCCCCACCCTGTTCATTTCCTACCCGCGCACCTCAGCTCAGAGCCGCTGCAGGGCACCGGTGGACAAGAAACCATGAGTAACTTCACACCTAATGTCAGCCCACTGGGGTCTGGAAGCTTAGACGAAGGTAGTGCAGAGGTGAAGGaccacagagagggaaaggagcaACCACTAAGAGATGTGAGGCCTGATGAAACCGAGGCAGAACCCACCTATCACAGTATCGGGGTCTCAACACCGACTCAGCCGGTCCGCTCTGTCCAGAGCCCGTCAACTTCTCCTATCTATGTTAACACTGACTCTGTTAATGTCTTCAACTTCCGAACTGTTTTGGCTGAGACCTCCATGCCTGCCTCAATAGAGGAGGTCCTTCCACGCCCCTTGCAGCCACCCTCGACCCACCACTACAgcccagaggaggagagacctcTGGGGATGGCGGAGGATGTCTACAGTAATCATCATCATAGGCCTAATCAAGCAGGACGGATGCCTGCACCTCACTGCCCTCGGCCCGATGCTCTGCCCCTTCACCTTTCGGGGCCAAAAAGCATGTACAAGCATTCCTCTGACAGTCGCTACAGCACTTTAGGCTTAAAGCACCCTTTGTCACCTCAATACAGACGTTGCCCCAGAGATGAGCACCTTATCAGTGACCGCCACAGGCAGCAAGGCCAATGGCAGAGGTCAGATGAGAGAATAGTTGGGCACCCAGCCATCCGGAGGGCTCGCTCCTTCCACGCCCCTCAGATTAGTCACTATGAACTAGCAGAGACAGAGGTCCTACCTCCCGACACCATGTTTTATGTCCAGCAGCCACCCAGCCAGGAGGCACCTTATCAGTGGCTGGTTCAGTCTGGCCTCCAACCTGTTCGGCCATACTATGAGAACGGACGTGCTGAGTACCGTTACAGCCCCTACTCAGATATAAGCCCAGTAGACAGCTCTCACTACTATGTGGACCCCTACCGGCCGAGCGGTATCCGACATAGTCAGTCCTATACCTTGCGTTCCACAAGGGATAGCGGGAAGTCTGATTACTACAACTACCCTCCGCACCATGTCCCCCCTTCCAACAGGGAGCTCTACATAGAGAGCAGGGACACCGTTGTTTACGAGGCTAGAGATGCAGAAGTTTTTGAAAGAGTTCTCTATCAACCAGTCAAGCAAGAGAATAGATACAGGCATAAAGCTACCAGTCCAGCTGTGTCTCCCTACGAGAGTCCCATTTCACCGACGGACTCAAGAAGTAGAGAGGTAATGCACACGAGGAGCAGGTCAGACCCAGGAAATGCCTGCCTTCTCTCCATCGACAGGGCGGACGGCCATCACGAGGTCGTAGCTACATCCCCGACCTCCCCAGGGCCCCAGCAGGCAGAGCCTGTGGTCACCAGGCGACTGGGTGGCCACCGGCCCAGTGAGGAACCAGTCCCACCCAGGAGAGAGAGCGTGTCCAGGAGGATTCAGATCAAAGAGAGCTCCTCCCAGGCGCACCAGGCGCACCAGGCTCACCAGGCGCAGCAGCAGCCACCGCTACGCAAAGTCCCCTCGCTTCCAGAGAGGGGCTGCCAGAATCTCAAGAGCGTTGAGCACAATGACAGAAGCCATACCCGAGGTCGCGACCAGGATAGGGTAGCTATGACCAACGCTGTTAACAGCTACTCTGGTATTTTGAAACCCAGCATCCTCAGGAGACCAGGGCGATCGCAGAGTATCAAAGAAAATCGTCACTACCACCATTACCACGCCAAATCCCCTCTGGATCCAGAACACCTGGGATCCTTTTCCACACAGCCCAACAGAAGGACTCAGAGCACTAAAGTCAGGCCCACACACTACGACCACATGGAGGGGTATTACGCAGCTCCCAAACCTAAACCCACAAGATCTGGTAAAGCTGTGGCTGGATATTTCCCTGGCCAGGGCTGCATGTCTccccacagacacagactgctTTCCAAAGCTCTGGGTCACGGGGCTTTTCATCATGCTGGACTGAGATCAGAGGCTGGGGTCTATGAGTGA